The proteins below are encoded in one region of Poecile atricapillus isolate bPoeAtr1 chromosome 33, bPoeAtr1.hap1, whole genome shotgun sequence:
- the CLK2 gene encoding dual specificity protein kinase CLK2 isoform X3 — protein MDHRRGGARVALKIIKNVEKYKEAARLEINVLEKINEKDPENTNLCVRMFDWFDYHGHMCISFELLGLSTFDFLKDNNYLPYPIHQVRHMAFQVCQAVKFLHDNKLTHTDLKPENILFVNSDYELSYNLEKKRDERSVKSTAIRVVDFGSATFDHEHHSTIVSTRHYRAPEVILELGWSQPCDVWSIGCIIFEYYVGFTLFQTHDNREHLAMMERILGPIPSRMVRKTRKQKYFYHGRLDWDENTSAGRYVRENCKPLRRYLTSEAEDHHRLFDLIESMLEYEPSKRVTLAEALKHPFFDMLGMEPSTKMWDSSRDISR, from the exons ATGGATCACCGGAG GGGTGGTGCACGTGTTGCTCTGAAAATCATTAAAAACGTGGAGAAATACAAAGAGGCTGCTCGACTGGAAATCAACGTGCTGGAGAAAATCAACGAGAAGGATCCCGAGAACACAAA TCTCTGTGTCAGGATGTTTGACTGGTTTGACTACCACGGCCACATGTGCATCTCCTTCgagctgctggggctcagcaccTTCGATTTCCTGAAGGATAACAACTACCTGCCTTACCCCATCCACCAAGTACGGCACATGGCCTTCCAGGTGTGCCAGGCTGTGAAGT TTCTGCACGACAATAAACTCACCCACACTGACCTCAAACCAGAGAACATCCTCTTCGTGAACTCTGATTATGAGCTCTCCTACAACCTGGAAAAG AAGCGGGACGAGCGGAGTGTGAAGAGCACGGCCATCAGAGTGGTGGACTTTGGCAGTGCCACATTTGACCACGAGCATCACAGCACCATTGTCTCCACCAGGCACTACCGGGCCCCTGAAGTCATCCTGG AGCTTGGCTGGAGCCAACCCTGTGATGTGTGGAGTATTGGCTGCATCATCTTTGAGTATTATGTGGGTTTCACCCTTTTCCAG ACACATGACAACCGGGAGCACCTGGCCATGATGGAGAGGATCTTGGGGCCAATTCCTTCTCGGATGGTCCGGAAGACAAG gaaacagaaatatttctacCACGGCCGCCTGGACTGGGATGAGAACACCTCAGCTGGACGCTATGTCCGGGAGAACTGCAAACCACTGCGG CGATACCTGACCTCGGAGGCCGAGGACCATCACCGCCTGTTCGACCTCATCGAGAGCATGCTGGAGTACGAGCCGTCCAAGCGTGTCACCCTGGCTGAGGCTCTCAAGCACCCCTTCTTTGACATGCTGGGCATGGAGCCCAGCACAAAAATGTGGGACTCGAGCCGGGACATCAGCCGGTGA
- the SCAMP3 gene encoding secretory carrier-associated membrane protein 3 yields MTSGAAGPISGGEGRGLTAAAAARIPRVQRAPGPGPAMAQRGGPAVLPDNPFQDPTALQARSGAVLDGYNPFESDAPPPPFQTPSVAPPPPVPAAAQPPRKASPTEPRNYGSYGSQASAAAATAELLKRQEELNRKAEELDRRERELQNAALGGSQTRLNNWPPLPSFCPVKPCFYQDIPVEIPADFQKTVTTMYYLWMASTIALFLNFLSSLAWFCVDPSSGSGFGLSILWALLYTPCSFVCWYRPMYKAFRSDSSFNFFVFFFVFFAQNVMYVLQAIGIPNWGFSGWILSLIALRTNTAVAVMMILVSLSFTAVAVLGIIMLKKIHSLYRRTGASFQKAQEEFAAGVFSNQAVRTAAANAAAGAATNAFRAP; encoded by the exons ATGACGTCAGGCGCAGCTGGACCAATCAGcggcggggaggggcggggcctgacggcggcggcggcggcgcggatCCCGCGGGTCCAGCGcgctcccggtcccggtccGGCCATGGCCCAACGCGGCGGCCCCGCGGTGCTCCCGGACAaccccttccaggaccccacGGCGCTGCAGGCCCGGTCCGGCGCTGTGCTGGATGGCTACAACCCCTTCGAGAGCGACGCG CCACCGCCGCCGTTCCAGACCCCTTCGGTagcgccgccgcccccggtACCGGCGGCCGCGCAGCCCCCGCGGAAGGCGAGTCCCACCGAGCCCCGCAACTACGGCTCCTACGGCTCGCAG GCctcggccgccgccgccacgGCGGAGCTGCTGAAGCGGCAGGAGGAGCTGAACCGGAAAGCGGAGGAGCTGGACCGGCGGGAGCGGGAGCTGCAGAACGCGGCCCTCGGCGGTTCCCAGA CGAGGCTCAACAACTGGCCCCCGCTGCCGTCCTTCTGCCCGGTGAAGCCCTGCTTCTACCAGGACATCCCCGTGGAGATCCCTGCTGACTTCCAGAAGACAGTCACGACCATGTACTACCTCTGGATGG CCAGCACCATTGCTCTCTTCCTGAACTTCCTGTCCTCGCTCGCCTGGTTCTGCGTGGACCCCTCGTCTGGTTCTGGGTTTGGCCTCTCCatcctctgggctctgctctacACGCCCTGTTCCTTCGTCTGCTGGTATCGGCCCATGTACAAAGCTTTCAG GAGTGACAGTTCCTTCAacttctttgtcttcttcttcGTCTTCTTTGCCCAGAACGTGATGTACGTGCTGCAGGCCATTGGCATCCCAAACTGGGGATTCAG TGGCTGGATCCTGAGCCTGATAGCACTGCGGACTAACACAGCCGTGGCTGTGATGATGATCCTGGTGTCCTTGTCCTTCACggcagtggctgtgctggggatcaTTATGCTGAAAAAG ATCCACTCTCTGTACCGCCGGACGGGCGCCAGCTTCCAGAAGGCTCAGGAGGAGTTTGCGGCCGGGGTCTTCTCCAACCAGGCCGTGCGCACGGCCGCAGCCAACGCCGCTGCGGGCGCGGCCACCAACGCCTTCCGCGCGCCGTAG